The Geotoga petraea region TTTCAGTTAAATCTCCGAAAACATAAGATAGCCAAACCCAAATAATAGGTAATTCAAAAATTGATATGGCTATGAACAATATAGGTATTTGGACCCCCCATCTGGATACAATGCTGGACACAAAAATCGGAAAATTATATCCAGATCCAGAGAAAGCGGTTGTCATACCAAAATAATAGCCCAAGAAAACGAGCCCGAATGAACCATATATGAGGAACTCAGTTCCATGTTTTATTACTTCAGGATCTTGGGTGAAAAGCGACATTATGTTATTTCCAAAGAAAACTACTACAACTGTAAAAATTATCATAAAAGAAGAGGAAACCAATGAAGCAATCTTTGTTGTTTTTTCAGACCTCTCGACCATGTTTGCACCTAAAGATTGACCAACAACTGTACTTCCACCCATAGAAAAACCAATCAAAGGAATAAAAGCAAAACCAAAAATCCTTCCTGCAATGCCGTTGGCAGCAATTGCAGAATTACCGTATAAAGCTACGAAACCAAGAACAAGTGTATTAGATATATTTCTTAAAAAAACTTCTATGCCATTTGGTAGCCCAATAGTCATGAGTTCTTTATCCATATGATAATTTAGTCTAAACAATCCTTTTAACGAAGGTTTAATACCTTTTCTACCAGAAAATAAAATATAAAAGCCCATAAAAAAAGCAATACTTTGAGATATAATTGTTGCAACAGCAGCTCCAAAAATACCTAAATTAAAACCAGGGATATTTAACAAAGGTACTGTCTCAAACATCATAATTGGATCCAAAACTATGTTAAATATACTGGCAAATATCATAATATACATGGGGGTATAAGAATCTCCTATGCATCTTAACGCCGTGTTCACGGAATAAGATGAAAACATTATCGGAAGAAAAAACATTCTTATATAACCATATTCTAACCCATTGTTTACTAAATCAGCTTCACCAAATAGACTCATTATAGGCTCTAAAAAAATGGAAAGTATAATAGCTGCCAAAGCTGCCATAATAAATTTAAAAGTAATTGTTTGTTCTATGGCAACTTTTGTTTCGTCTATGTCTTTCCTTCCAAAAGCTTGAGAAATTAAGGAAATAGAGCTCACACCGATTATTTCGTTTAGTGCTTCTATAACCCAGAAAATAGTTGTGAAAACAGTTACCCCGGCGATGGCATCAGAAGAGATCTTTCCGATCCAAAAAATATCAACTAAATCGTAAACCATTTGTGCAGAAAAACCAATCATAGTCGGTACAGACATCACCAGTAAATTTTTGAATATACTACCTTTTGTTAGATCTCTTGTCATTATCCACCTCTAAATAATTACCAATTTTCTATTTCATGGTAAACAACATCTCTATCATAATTGAATTTGTATGATCTTGGGGATACTTCATCACCGAAAAAATCTTTTTCAATGTTGTCATAACTTCCTGCATTAAATTTGTATTCTATAGTTTTCCCTTTTGGCATATCAAAAGTTATTTCCCATTCTCCAAAGTTATTTTTCTTTAATCTATATTCTGCATCGCCCGGAATCCAATTGTTGAAATCTCCCATTAAATAAATGTATTTTCCTGGAATTTCAGGAAAATCAGATACAATAAAAGTTACTGAGTATTTAGTCTCAGAAATTTGGGTGTCTTTTTCAGGAACTTCAATAGAATTGTTTTGGTTGTTAGTTGCGGAACAAGAAGCAAACAATAAAAGAACAAAAATCAAAATGATACTAAAAATATTTTTTTTCACAAAACCCACCTCCTAAAACAATTAAAGCAGAATTTAAAAATATTATCAAGTTAAATCTCTAATCCATTTTTCTTTTTTATAACGTATGAAGAACAACACGCCTTTTATAGACTCAGAAATTATCATAGCTGATATTATTCCATAGAGTCCGAAAGAAAGATATAATCCTAATAAATAAGTTAGAGGTAATTGAATGCCCCAAAAACCAATTATTGTTATCAGCAAATTAGCCCATGTGTCGCCTCCAGTTCTCAGGATAAAAGGTAAAATAATGTTAAATGTTTGAGCGTAAATTAAAATAATAATAAAATTTAAACTAGATAATCCAAGTTTTAGAGTTTTTTCATCAATGTTGAACAAAGAAAAAATTTGATTTTTGAATATAATAACTACAAAAATAAATAGTGTTGTTAAACTTACGGATAAAATTATAGAATTTACAGACTTAGCTCTTGCTTCATTAAATTCTTTTTTCCCTAATTCTGTTCCTAAGATACCTACCGAAGCAGCAGCAATAGCATTTATTGGAGTTAAAACTAACT contains the following coding sequences:
- a CDS encoding MATE family efflux transporter — protein: MTRDLTKGSIFKNLLVMSVPTMIGFSAQMVYDLVDIFWIGKISSDAIAGVTVFTTIFWVIEALNEIIGVSSISLISQAFGRKDIDETKVAIEQTITFKFIMAALAAIILSIFLEPIMSLFGEADLVNNGLEYGYIRMFFLPIMFSSYSVNTALRCIGDSYTPMYIMIFASIFNIVLDPIMMFETVPLLNIPGFNLGIFGAAVATIISQSIAFFMGFYILFSGRKGIKPSLKGLFRLNYHMDKELMTIGLPNGIEVFLRNISNTLVLGFVALYGNSAIAANGIAGRIFGFAFIPLIGFSMGGSTVVGQSLGANMVERSEKTTKIASLVSSSFMIIFTVVVVFFGNNIMSLFTQDPEVIKHGTEFLIYGSFGLVFLGYYFGMTTAFSGSGYNFPIFVSSIVSRWGVQIPILFIAISIFELPIIWVWLSYVFGDLTETFIGIIFYRQGKWKLKRVK